A single region of the Leisingera thetidis genome encodes:
- a CDS encoding LysR family transcriptional regulator: protein MATPMKWLHSFEAVARLGSMTLAAQEVGLTQAALSQQMQALETQLKLQLFNREPRGVSLTPAGARFYSDISPGLEQIGNALKRYRQPRSSRLRILSNASFALRWLFPNLPRFQAGHPAIQVEVRTALWRPEHHGYGPDAEIFLGGPVRPAPARAIVRCQLVAVRAAASPEDPGDAPLPVIRISGQESLFEEWLKTPYFAGRTVRQDIEVDSVHAAVSLAAAGAGWTLSPSFLVQADVQAGRLCTAAAGITSPKRAYWMQLKDSPSAAAEAFRDWIAGEMAQAGQGAG from the coding sequence ATGGCGACACCGATGAAATGGCTGCACAGCTTCGAAGCCGTCGCACGGCTGGGCAGCATGACGCTTGCGGCGCAGGAGGTGGGCCTGACCCAAGCGGCGCTCAGCCAGCAGATGCAGGCGCTGGAAACCCAGCTGAAGCTGCAGCTGTTCAACCGGGAGCCCCGCGGCGTTTCGCTGACCCCCGCCGGCGCCCGGTTCTACAGCGACATTTCCCCCGGACTGGAACAGATCGGCAATGCCCTGAAACGCTACCGGCAGCCCCGGAGCAGCCGCCTGCGCATCCTGTCGAACGCCAGTTTCGCGCTGCGCTGGCTGTTTCCCAATCTGCCCCGCTTCCAGGCCGGCCACCCCGCCATTCAGGTGGAAGTCCGTACCGCCCTGTGGCGCCCGGAGCATCACGGCTACGGCCCGGATGCGGAGATTTTTCTTGGCGGCCCGGTCCGGCCGGCGCCTGCCAGGGCGATCGTGCGGTGCCAGCTGGTGGCGGTCCGGGCCGCCGCCAGCCCCGAGGACCCCGGGGACGCGCCGCTGCCGGTCATCCGCATCAGCGGCCAGGAGAGCCTTTTCGAGGAATGGCTCAAAACGCCGTATTTTGCAGGCCGCACGGTCCGTCAGGACATCGAAGTGGACAGTGTGCACGCGGCGGTAAGCCTGGCCGCCGCCGGTGCCGGCTGGACGCTGAGCCCTTCGTTCCTGGTGCAGGCAGATGTGCAGGCCGGCCGGCTCTGCACCGCCGCCGCCGGGATAACGTCCCCCAAGCGTGCCTACTGGATGCAACTGAAAGACAGCCCCAGCGCAGCCGCCGAAGCCTTCCGCGACTGGATCGCCGGGGAGATGGCGCAGGCCGGGCAGGGAGCCGGCTAA
- a CDS encoding winged helix-turn-helix transcriptional regulator has translation MADAAKCPDCSRINEVLSRVGDRWSVLVVISLAQYGVLRFNELKRNLGISQRMLSLTLRSLERDGLVSRTYYPTIPPKVEYALTPLGESFREPLRALGHWALEHLPVIDAARAEYDAAAEAEKKTT, from the coding sequence ATGGCAGACGCCGCCAAATGCCCGGACTGCAGCCGCATAAACGAGGTGCTGTCGCGGGTCGGGGACCGCTGGAGCGTGCTGGTGGTGATCTCGCTGGCGCAATACGGGGTGCTGCGGTTCAACGAGCTGAAGCGGAATTTGGGGATTTCCCAGCGGATGCTGAGCCTGACCCTGCGCAGCCTGGAGCGTGACGGGCTGGTCAGCCGCACCTATTACCCGACGATCCCGCCCAAGGTGGAATACGCGCTGACGCCGCTGGGGGAGTCGTTCCGCGAGCCGCTGCGCGCGCTGGGGCATTGGGCGCTGGAGCATCTGCCGGTGATCGATGCGGCGCGGGCGGAATATGACGCGGCCGCGGAGGCGGAGAAGAAAACCACCTGA
- a CDS encoding NAD(P)H-dependent oxidoreductase, whose protein sequence is MSTSTLIEKLNWRYATKKMDPAKSVPREKVEQILEAVRMAPTSSGTQPFEVFVITSPEVRARIRPHAWDQAQITDGSHLLVFAAWDNYSEDRIDAVTRQMTEERGEIPMLNQYYDNLKATYLPREERTNHDHAARQAYIALGFALAAAAELEVDSTPMEGFDPAKVDDILGLRDKGLRSVVLLPLGYRQEEGDWLLPMKKVRKSRDTIVTEIA, encoded by the coding sequence ATGAGCACGAGCACCCTGATCGAGAAGCTGAACTGGCGCTATGCCACCAAGAAGATGGACCCCGCCAAATCCGTGCCGCGGGAAAAGGTGGAGCAGATCCTCGAGGCGGTCCGCATGGCGCCGACCTCCTCCGGCACCCAGCCGTTCGAGGTGTTTGTCATCACCAGCCCCGAGGTCCGCGCGCGGATCCGCCCGCACGCCTGGGATCAGGCCCAGATCACCGACGGCTCGCATCTGTTGGTTTTTGCCGCCTGGGACAACTACTCCGAAGACCGCATCGACGCCGTCACCCGCCAGATGACCGAGGAACGCGGCGAGATCCCGATGCTGAACCAGTATTACGACAACCTCAAGGCCACTTACCTGCCGCGCGAGGAACGCACCAACCACGATCACGCCGCCCGCCAGGCCTATATCGCGCTGGGCTTTGCCCTGGCCGCCGCGGCAGAGCTGGAAGTGGACAGCACGCCGATGGAAGGCTTCGACCCGGCAAAGGTCGATGACATCCTGGGCCTCCGGGACAAGGGTCTGCGCTCGGTGGTGCTGCTGCCGCTGGGCTACCGCCAGGAGGAAGGCGACTGGCTCCTGCCGATGAAGAAGGTGCGCAAATCCCGCGACACCATCGTGACCGAGATCGCCTGA
- the rpsA gene encoding 30S ribosomal protein S1, translating into MAQNTSMEEFEALLNESFEMDTPDEGSVVKGKVLAIEAGQAIIDVGYKMEGRVDLKEFANPGEAPEIAVGDEVEVYLRSAENARGEAVISREMARREEAWDRLEKAYADDQRVEGAIFGRVKGGFTVDLGGAVAFLPGSQVDVRPVRDAGPLMGLKQPFQILKMDRRRGNIVVSRRAILEESRAEQRAEVIGNLTEGQAVDGVVKNITEYGAFVDLGGVDGLLHVTDMAWRRVNHPSEILSIGETVKVQVIKINKETHRISLGMKQLQEDPWDLVGAKYPLSSVHKGRVTNITDYGAFVELEPGVEGLVHVSEMSWTKKNVHPGKIVSTSQEVDVMVLEIDGAKRRVSLGLKQTMRNPWEVFSENNPEGTQVEGEVKNITEFGLFIGLEGDIDGMVHLSDLSWDERGEDAIQNYRKGDVVQAVVSEVDVDKERISLSIKALGGDKFAEAVGGVKRGSIVTVNVTAIEDGGIEVEYEGMKSFIRRSDLARDRADQRPERFSVGDKVDVRVTNVDSKTRRLGLSIKAREIAEEKEAVEQYGSSDSGASLGDILGAALKSGD; encoded by the coding sequence ATGGCTCAAAACACATCGATGGAGGAATTCGAAGCCCTCCTGAACGAAAGCTTCGAAATGGACACTCCGGACGAAGGTTCGGTTGTCAAAGGCAAAGTGCTGGCAATCGAAGCCGGCCAGGCCATCATCGACGTCGGCTACAAGATGGAAGGCCGCGTTGATCTGAAAGAATTCGCAAATCCCGGCGAAGCGCCCGAAATCGCCGTTGGCGACGAGGTCGAAGTCTATCTGCGCTCGGCTGAAAACGCCCGCGGCGAAGCCGTCATCTCCCGCGAGATGGCCCGCCGCGAAGAAGCCTGGGACCGCCTGGAAAAAGCCTACGCAGACGATCAGCGCGTCGAAGGCGCGATCTTCGGCCGCGTCAAGGGCGGCTTCACCGTCGACCTCGGCGGCGCTGTTGCCTTCCTGCCCGGTTCGCAGGTTGACGTCCGCCCGGTGCGCGACGCCGGCCCGCTGATGGGTCTGAAGCAGCCGTTCCAGATCCTGAAGATGGACCGCCGCCGCGGCAACATCGTGGTGTCGCGCCGTGCGATCCTCGAAGAGTCCCGCGCCGAGCAGCGTGCCGAAGTCATCGGCAACCTGACCGAAGGCCAGGCAGTGGACGGTGTCGTCAAGAACATCACCGAATACGGTGCGTTTGTTGACCTCGGCGGCGTTGACGGCCTGCTGCACGTCACCGACATGGCATGGCGCCGTGTGAACCATCCTTCCGAGATCCTGTCGATCGGCGAAACCGTCAAGGTTCAGGTCATCAAGATCAACAAGGAAACCCACCGCATCTCCCTCGGCATGAAACAGCTGCAGGAAGACCCGTGGGATCTGGTTGGCGCCAAGTACCCGCTCTCCTCGGTCCACAAGGGCCGTGTCACCAACATCACCGATTACGGTGCATTTGTTGAGCTGGAGCCGGGCGTCGAAGGTCTGGTGCACGTCTCCGAGATGTCCTGGACCAAGAAGAACGTCCACCCGGGCAAGATCGTTTCGACCTCGCAGGAAGTCGACGTCATGGTTCTGGAAATCGACGGTGCCAAGCGCCGCGTGTCCCTGGGCCTCAAGCAGACCATGCGCAACCCGTGGGAAGTCTTCTCGGAAAACAACCCCGAGGGCACCCAGGTCGAAGGCGAAGTCAAGAACATCACCGAATTCGGTCTGTTCATCGGCCTCGAAGGCGACATCGACGGCATGGTTCACCTCTCCGACCTGTCCTGGGACGAGCGCGGCGAAGATGCGATCCAGAACTACCGCAAAGGCGACGTGGTTCAGGCCGTTGTCTCCGAAGTGGACGTCGACAAAGAGCGTATCTCGCTGTCGATCAAAGCTCTGGGCGGCGACAAGTTCGCTGAAGCGGTTGGCGGCGTGAAGCGCGGCTCGATCGTGACCGTGAACGTGACCGCAATCGAAGACGGCGGCATCGAAGTGGAATATGAAGGCATGAAGTCCTTCATCCGCCGCTCCGACCTGGCCCGCGACCGCGCCGACCAGCGCCCCGAGCGTTTCTCGGTTGGCGACAAGGTCGACGTCCGCGTCACCAACGTCGACTCCAAGACCCGCCGCCTGGGCCTGTCCATCAAGGCGCGCGAGATCGCGGAAGAAAAAGAAGCTGTCGAGCAGTACGGCTCCTCGGATTCCGGCGCATCGCTGGGCGACATCCTGGGCGCCGCGCTGAAGTCGGGCGACTAA
- the ihfB gene encoding integration host factor subunit beta, whose translation MIRSELIQKIADENPHLYQRDVERIVNTVFEEVTDAMARGDRVELRGFGAFSVKKRDSRVGRNPRTGETVHVDEKHVPFFKTGKLLRDRLNGKA comes from the coding sequence ATGATCCGCTCTGAGTTGATTCAGAAGATTGCAGATGAAAACCCGCACCTGTATCAGCGGGATGTGGAGAGGATCGTGAACACGGTGTTCGAGGAAGTGACCGATGCGATGGCCCGCGGCGACCGGGTGGAGCTGCGCGGCTTCGGCGCCTTTTCGGTCAAGAAGCGGGACTCGCGGGTCGGCCGCAACCCCCGCACCGGCGAGACGGTCCACGTCGATGAAAAACACGTGCCGTTCTTCAAGACTGGCAAGCTCTTGAGGGACCGCCTGAACGGGAAAGCCTGA
- a CDS encoding LapA family protein, which produces MRYIRYAVLAALAIVLVSVCLANSAFVELKLMPEALGELFGFNHSIALPLFAVVLGGVGAGLVIGFLWEWLREHKHRSEAAQKAREARRLNREVARLKKQKNEGRDEVLALLDDAG; this is translated from the coding sequence ATGCGTTACATTCGCTACGCGGTTCTTGCGGCTCTGGCCATCGTGCTGGTGTCGGTGTGCCTGGCCAACAGCGCCTTTGTCGAGCTGAAACTGATGCCCGAGGCGCTGGGTGAGCTGTTCGGCTTCAACCACAGCATCGCGCTGCCGCTGTTTGCGGTGGTGCTGGGCGGGGTTGGCGCCGGCCTGGTGATCGGCTTCCTGTGGGAATGGCTGCGCGAGCACAAGCACCGCAGCGAAGCCGCCCAAAAGGCGCGCGAGGCCCGCAGGCTGAACCGCGAAGTGGCGCGGCTGAAGAAACAGAAGAACGAAGGCAGGGACGAGGTTCTGGCGCTTCTGGACGATGCAGGCTGA
- a CDS encoding phosphoribosylanthranilate isomerase yields MTDIRVKICGLSAPRDVAAAAAAGAAYAGFVFFPKSPRNVGLDQAAALAIAAPAGLCKVALTVNATDADLDAITAAVPLDMLQLHGRETPERVAEVRARYGLPVMKAVGIADAADLPQIALFEQAADQLLIDAKPPKEAELPGGNGLAFDWRLLAGRKYWQKPWMLAGGLTPENVADAIRMTGARQVDVSSGVESAPGEKDAGLIEAFTTAAQSARG; encoded by the coding sequence ATGACGGATATCCGCGTCAAGATCTGCGGGCTGTCGGCGCCGCGGGATGTCGCGGCCGCGGCTGCGGCGGGGGCGGCCTACGCGGGCTTTGTCTTCTTCCCGAAATCGCCGCGCAACGTGGGCCTGGACCAGGCCGCGGCGCTGGCCATCGCGGCGCCCGCCGGCCTGTGCAAGGTGGCGCTCACCGTGAACGCCACCGACGCGGATCTGGATGCCATCACCGCCGCCGTGCCGCTCGACATGCTGCAGCTGCACGGCAGGGAGACCCCGGAGCGGGTGGCAGAGGTGCGCGCCCGCTACGGCCTGCCGGTGATGAAGGCAGTGGGCATCGCCGATGCCGCCGACCTGCCGCAGATCGCCCTGTTTGAACAGGCGGCCGACCAACTGCTGATCGACGCCAAGCCGCCCAAGGAGGCAGAGCTGCCCGGCGGCAACGGCCTCGCCTTCGACTGGCGGCTGCTGGCCGGGCGCAAATACTGGCAGAAACCCTGGATGCTGGCGGGCGGCCTGACGCCTGAGAACGTGGCGGACGCCATCCGCATGACCGGCGCCCGCCAGGTCGACGTCTCTTCCGGCGTCGAAAGCGCG